The Kitasatospora setae KM-6054 genome contains a region encoding:
- a CDS encoding dihydrofolate reductase family protein, translating into MRTLISSAFVSLDGVMEGPGGEPGYRNSGWTFKDIDFVPEAFEIKGREQEEAGAMLLGRVSYQAFSPVWPGMAEFARYKGLPKYVVSTTLGEDDLVSDWGPTTLLRSVDEVAALKETEGGPIIVHGSARLNHALSDAGLIDRYHLLVFPLLLGAGLRLFSDTDKDTQKLELVEFAAFSNGVQKNVFDVVR; encoded by the coding sequence ATGCGTACGCTGATCAGCTCCGCCTTCGTCTCCCTGGACGGCGTGATGGAGGGCCCCGGCGGGGAGCCGGGCTACCGGAACTCCGGCTGGACGTTCAAGGACATCGACTTCGTCCCGGAGGCGTTCGAGATCAAGGGCCGGGAGCAGGAGGAGGCCGGCGCGATGCTGCTGGGCCGGGTCAGCTACCAGGCGTTCAGCCCGGTGTGGCCGGGGATGGCGGAGTTCGCCCGGTACAAGGGGCTGCCGAAGTACGTGGTGTCGACCACGCTCGGCGAGGACGACCTGGTCTCCGACTGGGGGCCGACCACGCTGCTGCGCTCGGTGGACGAGGTGGCGGCGCTGAAGGAGACCGAGGGCGGGCCGATCATCGTGCACGGCAGCGCCCGGCTGAACCACGCGCTGTCGGACGCGGGGCTGATCGACCGCTACCACCTGCTGGTGTTCCCGCTGCTGCTGGGCGCGGGCCTGCGCCTGTTCAGCGACACCGACAAGGACACGCAGAAGCTGGAGCTGGTGGAGTTCGCGGCGTTCTCCAACGGCGTGCAGAAGAACGTCTTCGACGTGGTCCGCTGA
- a CDS encoding SRPBCC family protein → MPHPFELEFELALPADPEQVWEAIATGPGIDSWFMGRNTVDPRVGGTASMELGGRPETSTVTAYDPGKRFATRTEPGPDGRFMAFEYLVEGRDGGSTVLRVAHSGMLGDDWEDEYDALRSGWPFHLHTLREYLTHFAGRTGVPVFAVQPTAGRPAAEVRSVLTAALALPADPPAGSRVRAEPAGLPRLDGELVWSDGERFEVRTADGLYSFLHPAGVVLLFHHLFAEPTPAPAPAPDAAVETAETAWQRWLSALLAA, encoded by the coding sequence ATGCCGCACCCCTTCGAGTTGGAGTTCGAGCTGGCCCTGCCGGCCGACCCGGAGCAGGTCTGGGAGGCGATAGCAACCGGCCCTGGGATCGACTCCTGGTTCATGGGCCGCAACACGGTCGACCCGCGGGTCGGCGGCACGGCCTCGATGGAGCTCGGCGGCCGCCCGGAGACCTCGACGGTCACCGCGTACGACCCGGGCAAGCGCTTCGCGACCCGGACCGAGCCGGGCCCGGACGGCCGGTTCATGGCCTTCGAGTACCTGGTCGAGGGCCGCGACGGCGGCAGCACCGTGCTGCGGGTGGCGCACAGCGGCATGCTGGGCGACGACTGGGAGGACGAGTACGACGCGCTGCGCAGCGGCTGGCCGTTCCACCTGCACACGCTGCGCGAGTACCTGACGCACTTCGCGGGGCGCACCGGCGTCCCGGTGTTCGCGGTGCAGCCGACCGCGGGCCGTCCGGCGGCCGAGGTCCGGTCCGTGCTGACGGCCGCGCTGGCCCTCCCGGCCGACCCGCCAGCCGGGAGCCGGGTGCGCGCCGAGCCGGCCGGACTGCCTCGGCTGGACGGCGAGTTGGTGTGGTCGGACGGCGAGCGCTTCGAGGTCCGCACCGCCGACGGGCTGTACTCCTTCCTGCACCCGGCGGGCGTGGTGCTGCTGTTCCACCACCTGTTCGCCGAACCGACCCCGGCCCCGGCCCCGGCCCCGGACGCTGCGGTGGAAACGGCCGAAACCGCCTGGCAGCGCTGGTTGTCAGCGCTGCTCGCCGCCTGA